TCAATAATATCAacaatttatatatttttgaatTACTACGACCAAATTAGATATGACAAACATACATTAGCAAGTGATGCCCAAAAGTTGTCTGTTTTGGCATTCTCAAAGTGGAAATCTTTCAAGTATTTCTGTTGAAGGGAGAGAAAAACAGGTTACCATCAATTTAGCAATGTGGCCATCCATAGATTTAATGATAAATCAAATGTAGGCTATGTATTGCTATGGCCCTTTCAAGTTAAGTATTACCATGGTAGACTGTCTGACAGTAATCATCATTTTAATTCAACAAGGAAGGGATTGCATCTCCCTAACACTCGCTATTACCACATGATTCCGCTATTGACTGAATAGGAATCAAGAGACTTGCTGTAAGGATACTTCTATCTACTCAGATGAAATGGACTCTTACCCGACAGCCATCTCTGAAGTTGTCTCGACCCAACCAGTCCTCCACCATCCTGAGAATTGATGCCCCCTAGAAAAACAGTTACAGGAACATGTTTGGAATGAATTTAAATTAATTTTAAATTTCATTACATTTTATTCCATCCCATGAAGTAAGGTGAAAAGAGGCACAGTTTAAGATTACCTTACTGTAGGATATGCTATCAAACACAGAGGTAATCTGAGCCGGAGTTGATACATCCACAATGATTGGATGGGAGGTGACGAGTGCATCGTCCACCATGACAGGAAGTACATCACTGATGATCATGATGTCACGCTGGTAAAGACAGAGACCGAAGTAGATTTAGAATTTATTCATAACCAGAGTTGAGGTTAAAGCAATTCCATTTCAAATCACTCAATTTAGGATCTGTTAGATAGACTCACCATTCCCCAGAGGGGCTCAGCCTCCTCTACACCAATGTACTCAAAGAAACTGGCAAAGCCCTCATTTAGCCAAAGGTCATCCCACCAATCCATGGTCACGATGTTCCCGAACCACTGCAGGAAAATACAACATGCAAAGTTATCTTCCAGCAGACTTTATTTACAAACAAGTGTGTATGGGTGAGTGTGagggcgtgcatgtgtgtgtgagtgcttgtgtGTTCTGGATACTCCAGCAAACAGTGGGACTCAAAGATAGTTGGACTCATAAATAGTAGGTGAGCCAAGGACACAAAacaacagagaaacacacacataccagacAAAGCTCCAACAACACAATACTTTCATGCACACAAAATATCATAGCATGCAGGTTAACACTCTACAGCTCTGCATACAGTATAAAACATAAAACACAGAACAAAGTTACAGACACAATAAGAACATATAAAACCCACATAGTTTCTACTGGTATTTAATAAGTGAAGTTAAGTGCTACTCTCACTTTTTCAAATTTTCTTATGAtatactcatatatatatatatatatttgtacctttatttaaccagaaaaagcccattgagacccagagtctcttttttcaagggagacctggccaagaaggcagcaacaatcaatacattacatcattaaaacatacaacaatacaatacaacatgatccAGCCCCAAAAAAGCATTTACACTCCTCCGTAACAGTCTCCCATCAATATTTTAAattcattcagtggcactaacatatcaagatgaagcatggattgtagattattccatgcgtctggtgcacaagaagagaaggcagtcttgcctcatactgtgaatgtcctggggactttaagtagcaaccacctagcagaccgggtatggtaacagctagtggtgaaggagaccagactacagaggtaaagagggagtttacccaaaAGGGCTTTGTCGATGAACACATACAAATGTATCTTTCTGAGCATATAACGTGAGGTCCAACCTACCATATGGTACAATGTGCAATGGTGGGTGAGTGACTTGGCATTTGTAATAAAGCGCAAGGATGCAtggtaaacagagtccagtctctgtaagacggaggaggttgCATGCATATGCAACAAGTCACTATAATCAATAACAGAGAGAAAAGTGTCCTGAAGCTTCTTTCTAGCCGTAAGCAGGAAGCAAGACTTAATACGAAACTAAAAACCCAATTTCAATTTAAGCTTTGTCACAATATTATCCACATTAACTTtaaaggacaacttgtcatccaaccaaatacctaggtatttgtaggatGACACTTTTTCAATGGATAAGCCACCAGATGTGACAATGCTAATGCTCTCTGGCAGAGTTCTAGCTCTGGTAAAGGTCATGaatttatttttttgtatattCAAGACCAATTTGAGATAATAAAGGGAGGCCTGCAGTGATTGAAAAGCAGTCTGGACCTCTTCAACAGCCTGAACCAGAGAAGGAGCACATGAATATataactgtatcatctgcatatagatgTAACATTGCTGGTTGCATCCCATTTCCCAAATCATTAATAAAAATTGAGAACAACACAGGAGCTAAAATGGAACCCTGGGGCACACCTCTATTAATCTCAAGAAAGCTAGACTTGTGATTGTCAGTATATACACATTGTGTTCTGTCAGAAAGATAGTTCCTAAACCAATTTACTGCCCCTTCACTGAGACCAATGTTACTGAGTCTAGCTAGTAACAATTCATGGTCAACTGAATAAAAGGCCTTTGATGAATTCACAAACAGAGCAGCACAACGTTGCTTTTTATCAAGTCCATTAATGATGTCGTTTGCCACTGCcgtagctgcagttgtggtgctgTGCCCTGATCTAAAGCCAGACTGAACCACGCTCAATATGTTATTTTCAATTAAGAAGTTTAACTGTGAGTTCACTAGGGATTCATAAACTTTGGCCAAGATAGGGCGTTTAGAGATAGGACGATAGTTATTAGCATCTGAGGGATCTCCACCCTTTAGCAGTGAGAGGACATAAGCTGATTTCCAAATGCTGGGTATGGAATTGTAGACCTCAATGTAAGAAACAGACATGCTTTTCTGTGGATTTTCATGCTTTTTATTGCTTTTTATGGATTACCGGAGTGTTTTATTTCTTTATGACTGGATCACTATCTGAACTGCACATTGTAAGCATGTTTGTTGTAACTCTAGGATGTGGTTGCAACTGTGCTGATATCCACCTTCCTGTAAACAGGCTGTGGGAACAAGGAAAGAGCTCCCAGTTCGCACTTGCCCCTCAGTCCTGTCACTTTGGACAGTTCATAAAACTTTATGGACAGCACCATCACCCTCTTATTGcccaaaaaagaaaaaaagtcCTCATTGTTGCACATCATAAAAGGCTTGATGGATAACTGGATGGCTGACATAAGTCAATAAAACACTATCATTCCCATGACCAAATTTCATGGTCAATGTCATACCATTCCAAGCTATTGATTGATACAAAGATAGGGTTGTTCTCTTTTCCAAACTTTGAGCTCTGCCGCTAACATGTGCTTCATGACTTTTCCCTCATCATTTGGGCTTCATCATGGTGACACAATACCGtcagtggtgacccgtcattcCGGGAAAGGCCACACCTGTTTAGCTATaaactacatacagtatatatgtatacagttgaagtcggaagtttacatacaccttagccaaatacatttaaactccgttttcacAATTCCCAacaattaatcctagtaaaaatgccctgttttaggtcaggtatttatttcatcacattcccagtgggtcagaagtttacatacactcaattagtacttggtagcattgcctttaaatttgcctttaaacgtttcgggtagccttccacaagcttcccacaataaattggatgaattttgtcccattcctcctgacagagctggtgtaactgaatcaggtttgtaggcctccttgctcgcacacgctttttcaggtcTGCCTACAATTttatatgggattgaggtcagggcattgtgatggccaatccaataccttgactttgttgtccttaagccattttgccacaactttggaagtgtccttgggatcattgtccatttggaagacccatttgcgacaaagctttaacttcctgacttatgtgttgagatgttgcttcaatatatccacataattttctttcctcatgatgccatctattttatgaaatacaccagaccctcctgcagaaaagcactcccacaacatgatgctgccacccccatgcttcacagttgggatggtgttcttcaacttgcaagcttccctctttttcctccaaacataacaatggtcattatggccaaacagttctatttttgtttcatcatttctccaaaaagtatgatctttgtccctatgtgcagttgcaaaccgtagtctggctattttatggaggttttggagcagtggcttcttccttgctgagcggcctttcgggttatgtcgaGATAGGACTCGTTTTCcagtgaatatagatacttttgtacctgtttcctccagcatcttcacaaggtcatttgctgttgctctgggattgattttcacttttcgctccaaagtacgttcatctctaggagacaaaacgcatctccttcctgagtggtatgacgcctgcgtggtcccatggtgtttatatttgtgtactattgtttgtacaaatgaacgtggtaacttcaggcatttggaaattgctcccaaggatgaaccagacttgtggaggtctacaatttattttctgaggctgatttcttttgattttcccatgatgtcaagcaaagaggcactgggtttgaaggtatgccttgaaatacatccacaggtacacctccaattgactcaggctaatttacatcatttatcagaagcttctaaagccatgacataattttctggaattttccaagctgtttaaaggcacagtcaacttagtgtatctaaacctctgacccactggaattgtgatacagtgaattatacgtgaaataatctgtctgtaaacaattgttggagaaaatacttgtgtcatacgcaaagtaaatgtcctaaccgacttgtcaaaactatagtttgttaacaagaaatttgtggagtggttgaaaaacaagttttaatgactccaacctaagtgtatgtaaacttccaacttcaactgtatatacatttataaaaataattgcctgttttgcatgttagtTTGGCATTAATTCATGTCACATAAAACTgtatttaaattttttttaaaacatggtCTCtatcttgagtaaggcagctccaaaatgcaggtgtttcagtctagctcagtgcttACTGTGGTtgaggggcagccagcggaatATACAGACCGTAGGTGTTGGTAATCTTCTTTAGTTgtgccatgattggctcagtgttctatcactcatggggacactatgtcaccacagaatctacagggagagctaggcagttcaagcccccttgggtgctgccatagatttacattagaagtgcccatccaagaaggttcAAGGTCAtcggccacagataaaatgtatgtcaaatcaccttatatctaccgtagctttgattggactgatcatgttgCTTTCTAAATctcagctagcaagctagacaagcagtcatcgtcgcgtcaacaatctactggcaattccttttcaatccttgtcatatgaagataaattatagataaaaggtatcggtgctcatcgtccatcggacataaacattacacaacaagtcagAAATCGCAATTTCAACAATGAGTGggttggaaggaatcagtggctaactgcaagcgttgcaaagcaatcactattttGCTTTGACAGCCTGCTATTTGGTGgcgagggtgtgtggtccaagtctgggtttaagaaTTTAAAACATCTGTCTGAAagtgtctcttttccaagcttaaaaatATAAACattggggcctcccgagtggcgcagtggtctaaggcactgcagtgctagctgtgccactagacattctgggttcgagtccaagctctgtcacagccggccatGACCCTCCCCAATCccagggaagggtttggccggcagggatgtccttgtcccaagtttgccccaccaaaatgtacatgctaaaatcgtcACTGAATACCGTAATATAATTTTGGGGTGATTGAGCTTGGGTCCCTCTATGACTATGACTATGAAATATGTTTTTTAATTTTCCACTATAAGATGTTTTCCATTAGTTTTCCACTATAACATGACTAATGAATAACTCTTGAATGTTTTCTCGTGGTTGTGTTTCTGTTGTGGGAatgttggagacaggtgtttCTCACCTGGTGGACCAGCTCATGAGCGATGACGCTAGCCACACTTTGTTTGTTGTACGATGACGACTGGTTCTCATCATAGAGGAGGTTGGCCTCCCTGTAGGTGATCAGACCCCAGTTCTCCATGGCACCTGTGCCAAAGTCAGGGATGGCAATCTTATCTGAAAAAACAAAAATGGCAAGCATGTGTGTATAAGACATTATGAATGAATTGTATCCAGTAGTTACAACAGTTCACAAACAGAGGAGATATCAAATTACCTAGCTTTGGGATGGAGTATGTCATGTCGAAATATTCCTCAAAGTAGTCAAAAATGATCTTGGTTGTGTTAGCAGCATACTCTGCTGTCGCAATTTGTGCAGGCTGTGCATAGATTCGCAACTGGAAGAAAATGATTAAAAGCAAAGTTGTTGAGGTAGGTTATGGGAGTGTGTATACACTACAGCATGTGCGAGCATGCCTGTGTACATACATGCGTGCATTTAATCAACACAGTGTTTATAATTATTTAGATTTTCTCCAAAACATTGTAAAGTGTAACTAACTGCTGAAATCTCAACACAACAATTAAATCAACTTTTTACTTAGCTTTTACACCATTTAAAACTTTGAACTGGACAGGCTTAAGGTAAAGTGTTACAATATTTACTCTCAATATACTCTGTAGACTATAAAATATGACTTTCaacagtaaatattttcttagttTAAGGTAGTAGAGGGACCAGTGAAAATGACTGCTGAGAAAAATTGCAAGTACTTACAGGAATTCCTCTAGACGATTTCCTTTCCACAAACGTAAACTGGTGCACAGCAAAACATACCAAATAGGTACTCATTGGAACGGATCTCTGGAAGGACGTTTTGATCTTATTGTCAGGAAGCAGCTCTGGGGCGCCCTGGAGAGGAAGAAGGTCTGTGGTTTAATACAGATGTGAGTCAGCCTCTCTAATGGTTGTGTTCTCAGCACCAAGGACCCAAAGCAAAAGATTGATGGCTCCTGCTTTTGCATTCATGGCACTGAATCTCTTCTCCCTCTTAGTGACTTCCATTGCAGCTTCAGGTAAACTAACGGATAACACTATGCACACCTTTTGTTGTGATAGATTGTGGATACATTATATGCATTTATTTGGTATGTTTTATAAGGAGCAATTTGTTACTATGAAATGTTTTTCTTGCAAAGACTACCTCCACTGGCATATTGGAGAGGGCTTCATAGTCCTTGTCATGGGTGATAGAAATCTTGTAGGTGGCCTTCTGGTTTGGCTCATCAAAACAGGGGAAAGATTTGCGGGCGTCTGTCGGCTCATGGTCGGTGGCAGCAATTTTTCTTGGAAGAAAAAGAAACATAGCATGACTAAGTCACCCCTTTATATGACTTTTTATTAGACTGTTGTGTACAATAAATGTTTACGTATGCAGTGTTTACTGGATTGTGGCTGCTAAATGTGCTTGAGCAAAGAGAAAATTGACATTTCATGGCCAATGCTGCAAGTAGCTTTACTACACCTGTCCACCTTTCAAGTCATACTTATCGACACAGTAAAAACTacactacagtcgtggccaaaagttttaagaatgacacaaatatgaattttcacaaagtctactgcctcagtttgtatgttggcaatttgcatatactcccgaatgttatgaagagtgatcagattaattgcaattaattgcaaagtccctctttgccatgcaaatgaactgaatccccaaaaaacaatgtccactgcatttcagccctgccacaaaagaaccagctgacatcatgccagtgattctctcgttaacacaggtgtgaatgTTGACGAGGAGAAGGcaggagatcactctgtcatgctgattgagttcgaataacagactggaagcttcaaaaggagggtggtgcttgcaatcattgttcttcctctgtcaaccatgattacctgcaaggaaacacgtgccgtcatcattgctttgcacaaaaaggactTCACAGGCCAGGATATTGCTgctagtaagattgcacctaaatcaaccatttatcggatcatcaagaccttcaaggagagcggttcaattgttgtgaagaaggcttcagggaccagcaagcgccaggaccgtctcctaaagttgattcagctgtgggatcggggcaccaccagtacagagcttgctcaggaatggcagcaggcaggtgtgagtgcatctgcacgcacagtgaggcgaagacttttggaggatggcctggtgtaaagaagggcagcaaagaagccacttctctccaggtaaaacatcagggacagactgatattctgcaaaaggtacagggattggactgttgaggactggggtaaagtcattttctctgatgaatcccctttccgattgtttggggcatctggaaaaaagcttgtccgaaaaagacaaggtgagcgctaccatcagtccggTGTCATGCCAagagtaaagcatcctgagaccattcatgtgtgggttgcttctcagccaagggagttggctcactcacaattttgcctaagaacacagccatgaataaagaatggtaccaacacatcctccgagaccAACttttcccaaccatccaggaacagtttggtgacgaacaatgccctttccagcatgatggagcaccttgccattaggcaaaagtgataactaagtggcttggggaacaaaacatcgatattttgggtccatagcCAGGAaactctccagaccttaatcccattgagaacttgtggtcaatcctcaagaggcgggtggacaagcaaaaccccacaaattctgacaaactccaagcattgattatgcaagaatgggctgccatcagtggcccagaagttaattgacagcatgccagggcagattgcagaggtcttgaaaaaaaaggtcaacactgcaaatattgactctttgcgtcaacttaatgtaattgtcaataaacgcctttgacacttatgaaatgcttgtaattatacttcagttatccatagtaacatctgaaaaaaatatctaaagacactgaagcatcaaaatttgtggaaattaatatttgtctttctcaaaacttttggccacgactgtacattatCAACACTATAATTTAAACTTTGAATAAGAGCAACTTAACCGATAATGTACTGTGACGGGTAAATATACTCTTACCTAACGGAGGTTCAACCATGATCCTATTAGTGATAAGAATCAATGCACTCCCTGGGAAAATAActactgtgaaagaaaatgacGAGTTTATTTTTCCCTCAGTGGTTTCATCCCATTACACCCCTGTCTCTTTAGTGTGACATAAAGTACTAACAGATGGTGTGCTGCTGGGCCTCAtgtgcacgcatacacacacagacaagcacagatgcacacactcacattcaGCTAAACTCAGCTGTCAACACTCAGATTACGTCTCGTAAACTTGTTCCCAAAAGGAAATTGTCCTTGAAAGAATTTGGCTGAGGGTCTAAAGTTCTGCAGATTTTCTTCCCTATCCCACATTGCATAATGGAGTCATGGTTATAGATCTATTCAAATGGGTCCAAAGTAGCATATGCAGCACTCATAACACTGAGCATGTGAGGGATTTAGTTGCATTGTAACCATTCTCAGCAATCATTAATTTATGCCTTCTTCCGCTACGCCTCGATCAGACGGACAGCGTCATTGCTTCAATGCTGCGTAATAAATTCTGCAGTTATACATTTTAACTTGGTAtggctctgacgaaggccgtgaggccgatacgtcagcttattaaatatcagtgatactatcaagagctgtgtgcggtttcctttttccttcaactggatatgtgtgcaacaaaagttaaAAGTTCACCTTTTGATACTATTTCTGTCAAGTATACGAATACAATTTGATGTATACGTTGGATATATCCAACGCATGCACCACAATAGAacacagaacgcactgcaactgcctctgcaacatAATGCTGCAAGgcagcgttccattggaaatgaaggtacttctggtgtaccaaaatgcataCATGCATGgagacacacaaaaacaaactGAAATACACCCAATCTATAACCACAAATGCATGCCTCGAAGGACTTACTTGGTGGCCCCATTTTCTGTGTAGGTGACTCTGTAGAAGCCCACCAGAGATCCGTTGAGCCAGCCCTGGAAGTCCAGGGTGAGGATGTACACCTCATTGGGCTTGGTGGCCGCAAGCTCCTCCTCCGCCTCCACTACGACATACTCCTGCAGTTTGAACTCAAAGCAACCCTTGATGGCCACAGTCACATCCCTCTGAGCCTGCGGGGTTTTCAGGACAAGCCTGGGGACTGCCCTGACGAAAGTCTCCCGGATGTGGAGCCACAGGTGCCTCGTGGGTCGTCTCACCTCCAGGTGCACGGATACAGTCCCCATGTAGAGGTCAGTGATCAGGTCAGGCTCCAGGTGGAGGTCATAGTGCACCGGCTTCACGTAGTCCGGCAGCCGGAAATTCTTCCAGTCCCCGTCAGTGTTGTTGGAGGGCTTGCAGGGCCCCCTGTCAGCtggtgggggaggggaggtgggcttgGGGGGTCCCTCGGTGGGGGCCGGGTCAGCCGGGGTACTGTCGGGCTGTGTGAGGCCCACCCCCAGCCCCACAGCTACAGctgacaccaccaccacagcacagATGAGGGCCACGTGCTTTCCTCGGATGCAATACCTCTTCTCCGCCTTCTCAAAGTCCAGGCTTTCAACCATGGTGCCCGCCTTGGTGGCCCAAGACAAAATGCTGTGGCCTCAGATATCTTCTGAATCCCCTACTGGAGGAATAACGTAAGAGAAGAAAACACTATTTCCTGATCAGATTTCCAAGGAGTTTTAAGCTGATTTCCAAGCTGCTTTAAAACTGACCACAGATCAGTTCCTGTAAAACCTGATAGAGAACCCTAGGCTGAGCTAATCTGAAACTAACAGTTTATCATTCAGAGTTCCAGTATATCAAAGATGAAAAACTATTGGTCTGAGTTGATCCAAGCTCAGTCTGCCTGCCATCGAGTGCAAGGCTGCctgtgggaggtggagagaggttaGCTGGAGcggtggagaggaggtggagaaggaggagcAGGGTTGCTGAGGGGGAGTCTACAATAGAGAGAGGGAATACCACGCACTGGAGGCAAATCTTATACACTAATGCAGGGCAGTTTTTTTTCAGTGGGCATTGCGTATACatatactcacttcttaatccccactgatgcatatcaaagtagtgtagtggaggtaaaGGCCTACGCCATATCAATTATGTAcattgccttcggaaagtattcagaccaatttaccttttccacattttgttatgttacagccttattctaaaatagataaacattttttaaatcctcatcattctacacacaataccccataatgacaaagtgaaaacagcttttagacatttttgcaaatttattaaacaAAAAAACtgcaataccttatttacataagtattcagaccctttgctatgagactcgaaattgagctcaggtgtatcctgtttccattggtcatccttcagatgtttctacaacttgactggagtccacctgtgatcaATTAAAaaactggacatgatttggaaaggcacacacctgtctatataaggtctcaccgttgacagtgtatgtcagagcaaaaaccaagccacgaggtcgaaggaattgtctgtagagctcaggaTTTTGTTGAGGCACAAATCTAGGAAGGATagcaaaaaaatgtctgcagcattgaaggtccccaagaacacagtggcctccattcttaaatagAGGAAGTTTGGAat
The genomic region above belongs to Oncorhynchus nerka isolate Pitt River linkage group LG18, Oner_Uvic_2.0, whole genome shotgun sequence and contains:
- the LOC115146117 gene encoding glutamyl aminopeptidase-like is translated as MVESLDFEKAEKRYCIRGKHVALICAVVVVSAVAVGLGVGLTQPDSTPADPAPTEGPPKPTSPPPPADRGPCKPSNNTDGDWKNFRLPDYVKPVHYDLHLEPDLITDLYMGTVSVHLEVRRPTRHLWLHIRETFVRAVPRLVLKTPQAQRDVTVAIKGCFEFKLQEYVVVEAEEELAATKPNEVYILTLDFQGWLNGSLVGFYRVTYTENGATKKIAATDHEPTDARKSFPCFDEPNQKATYKISITHDKDYEALSNMPVEGAPELLPDNKIKTSFQRSVPMSTYLVCFAVHQFTFVERKSSRGIPLRIYAQPAQIATAEYAANTTKIIFDYFEEYFDMTYSIPKLDKIAIPDFGTGAMENWGLITYREANLLYDENQSSSYNKQSVASVIAHELVHQWFGNIVTMDWWDDLWLNEGFASFFEYIGVEEAEPLWGMRDIMIISDVLPVMVDDALVTSHPIIVDVSTPAQITSVFDSISYSKGASILRMVEDWLGRDNFRDGCRKYLKDFHFENAKTDNFWASLANVSGLPVADVMDTWTKQMGYPVLDLSTINAQTKLTQRRFLLDPNANPTQPPSPLSYKWNIPVKWYSVDSNTSISIMFNKSNPELVLAGYSPATDGLLKVNNDHIGFYRVNHPDSIWSTISQQLQTNHQELDAADRCSYIDDVFALGRADAVDYGNAFNLTKYLTNETEYIVWKRVSSSIAYVQDMVSDDTVLYPKFQKLFREHVQTISRQLGWDDVGSQRDRLLRETVLEIACQMGDQEVLNEASAIFDQWIAGTISTVGVNLRLLVYRYGMKNSGTGAKWNVMFERYKTESLAQEKDKLLYGLASVENVSLLNNLLEACKDESIVRTQDLFTVVRYVSLNRYGKTMAWNWVVLNWNFLVNRYTINDRNLGRLLTRISTTYNTEIQLWQMEHFFKLNPNAGAGEMPRQQALETVKNNIEWVRRNKAEISSWLESNVTY